The proteins below come from a single Lepidochelys kempii isolate rLepKem1 chromosome 20, rLepKem1.hap2, whole genome shotgun sequence genomic window:
- the LOC140900974 gene encoding thiol S-methyltransferase TMT1A-like: MEKAVVLFLRVSIQLLALPIYLLSFLGMWDPFCKKIFFPFLLEKLTASYNRRASGHKQELFGNLQEFAGPAGELTLLEIGTGTGANFQFYPPGCKITCTDTNLNFQRSLSKSMAQNQHLQFQRFLVAPGEDLNQVADSSMDAVVCTLVLCSVQSIEGVLKEVLRVLRPGGAFYFLEHVAADPSSWTYFWQQVFYPTWKLVFDGCCLTKEPWKNLEQAKFSEIKLRHIQVPLYWAPVQSHIVGYAIK, from the exons ATGGAAAAGGCAGTGGTCCTGTTTCTCCGTGTTAGCATTCAGCTGCTTGCCCTGCCCATATACCTGCTATCATTCCTGGGCATGTGGGACCCATTCTGTAAGAAGATATTCTTTCCTTTCTTATTAGAGAAGTTAACTGCAAGTTACAACCGGAGGGCATCAGGGCACAAACAAGAGCTGTTCGGCAACCTGCAGGAGTTTGCAGGCCCCGCGGGGGAACTGACTTTGCTGGAGATTGGGACCGGCACTGGCGCCAACTTCCAATTCTACCCACCCGGCTGCAAAATTACCTGCACCGACACAAACCTCAACTTCCAGCGCAGTCTCTCCAAGAGCATGGCACAGAACCAGCACCTGCAGTTTCAGCGCTTCCTGGTGGCCCCAGGGGAGGACTTGAACCAAGTGGCTGACAGCTCTATGGATGCAGTGGTTTGCACCTTGGTCCTGTGCTCAGTGCAAAGCATAGAGGGTGTCTTGAAAGAAGTTTTGAGAGTACTCAGGCCT ggtGGGGCATTTTATTTCTTAGAACATGTGGCTGCAGATCCTTCAAGCTGGACCTATTTCTGGCAGCAAGTCTTTTATCCAACTTGGAAACTTGTGTTTGATGGATGCTGCCTGACAAAGGAGCCCTGGAAAAACCTTGAACAGGCCAAGTTTTCAGAAATAAAGTTACGGCACATACAAGTCCCATTATACTGGGCTCCAGTTCAGTCTCATATCGTCGGATATGCAATAAAATAA
- the TMPRSS12 gene encoding LOW QUALITY PROTEIN: transmembrane protease serine 12 (The sequence of the model RefSeq protein was modified relative to this genomic sequence to represent the inferred CDS: substituted 2 bases at 2 genomic stop codons) — protein sequence MWPSLCAAALVVVLLRAGRSAGLLAPRSSTSSKVPAAGSCERPGAVAAACGGRAXGTAEPQAPHCACARCPLSEPNFPLLFECGERVLVDMISGPRIVGGHDAQLGAWPWQVSLQVYQYGIGFKHLCGGSLIDEYSVLTAAHCTRGHMDPYYWRVVIGLHDTSRPERHTVKSSVREIFVHSEFRIQTFENDIALFKLYKSVNYNDYIQPICLPFVHIHLNINNQTECFISGWGSIAEKGEGSPILQEAPVDIIPSDICNGFEWYAGMINNNMFCAGLESGGIDSCQGDSGGPLVCYHLGTSKYYLIGITSFGFGCGRPKLPGIYVRVSRYKKWISAHLISATRTLSTTLALILLTVGWTAHCHLVALETXEASLRFSA from the exons ATGTGGCCGAGCCTCTGTGCCGCCGccctggtggtggtgctgctgcgAGCGGGCCGCAGCGCCGGGCTCCTGGCCCCGCGGAGCTCCACGAGCAGTAAGGTTCCCGCGGCTGGGAGTTGCGAGAGGCCGGGGGCCGTCGCAGCGGCTTGCGGGGGCCGTGCCTGAGGCACCGCAGAGCCCCAAGCCCCGCACTGCGCGTGCGCACGCTGCCCACTGTCGGAACCAAATTTTCCGTTACTCTTTG agTGTGGAGAGCGGGTACTGGTGGATATGATATCAGGACCTCGGATTGTAGGTGGACATGATGCACAGCTCGGAGCATGGCCGTGGCAAGTTAGTCTCCAAGTTTACCAATATGGCATAGGATTTAAACATCTGTGCGGTGGATCTTTAATTGATGAGTATTCAGTGCTGACAGCAGCGCATTGTACTAGAGGACATAT GGACCCATACTACTGGAGGGTTGTGATTGGCCTTCATGATACTTCCAGACCTGAGAGACATACTGTGAAAAGTAGCGTGAGAGAGATTTTTGTCCATTCAGAATTCAGAATACAGACATTTGAAAATGATATTGCATTATTTAAACTATATAAATCTGTAAACTACAATGACTATATTCAGCCCATCTGCTTACCCTTTGTTCACATTCATCTAAACATCAACAACCAAACAGAGTGCTTCATAAGTGGTTGGGGAAGTATTGCAGAGAAAG GTGAAGGCTCACCTATATTACAAGAAGCTCCAGTAGACATTATTCCTTCTGATATTTGTAATGGTTTTGAATGGTATGCAGggatgattaataataatatgttttgtgctggcttggaaTCTGGAGGTATCGATAGCTGTCAG GGAGATAGCGGTGGACCGTTAGTGTGCTATCACCTAGGTACCAGCAAATATTATCTGATAGGGATTACCAGTTTTGGATTTGGATGTGGCCGACCCAAACTTCCTGGGATCTATGTACGTGTGTCTCGATATAAAAAGTGGATAAGTGCTCATCTTATTAGTGCCACCAGGACCCTGAGCACTACACTTGCTCTGATTCTGTTGACGGTGGGGTGGACAGCGCACTGCCATTTGGTTGCACTAGAGACTTGAGAGGCCTCTCTCAGATTCTCTGCATGA